Proteins encoded within one genomic window of Phototrophicus methaneseepsis:
- a CDS encoding DUF1385 domain-containing protein, with translation MEKPKSAPQEIKFSYGGQAVIEGVLMRGANNAAIAVRDPEGQIVVHEQPLNKTLYRGWIARTPFVRGLVGLWDSLGLGTRALMWSADVALGEEEDVSFNGPVGFATLAVSLLIGIGLFFLLPTTLATGIGSALGITSTSSDAAVEQVETAADGDVVEAESGGSNVFIFYEALPIGVEATIINFIEAVVQLAILIAYISLIGQLNDVKRLFGYHGAEHKTINAYEAGAELTPETVITYPIEHPRCGTAFLLTVVFVSVIVFSLLGRPPFLLLILSRIVLIPVIAGIAYEYLRWSANNIHRPWVRVLVKPNLMLQHLTTREPDLGMCEVAITSFKRVLYSEGLIEEVEAAIPEPNPAAAAIPAVGD, from the coding sequence GTGGAAAAACCAAAGAGTGCCCCTCAGGAAATTAAGTTTTCTTATGGCGGGCAGGCTGTTATTGAAGGTGTGCTGATGCGTGGGGCGAATAATGCCGCTATCGCTGTACGGGACCCGGAAGGGCAAATCGTCGTCCATGAGCAGCCTTTGAATAAAACACTCTATCGGGGTTGGATTGCCCGGACCCCTTTTGTACGTGGCCTGGTAGGCCTGTGGGATTCCCTGGGGCTTGGTACACGTGCCCTGATGTGGTCCGCAGATGTGGCACTGGGTGAAGAAGAAGACGTTAGCTTTAATGGCCCGGTTGGTTTTGCCACACTGGCTGTCTCTTTGCTCATCGGCATCGGGCTGTTTTTCTTGCTGCCAACGACGCTGGCAACAGGCATCGGCAGCGCATTGGGCATTACCTCAACCTCCTCGGACGCGGCGGTTGAACAAGTTGAAACAGCAGCCGATGGTGACGTGGTGGAAGCTGAAAGCGGCGGTAGCAATGTTTTCATCTTCTATGAAGCCCTGCCTATCGGTGTCGAAGCGACGATCATCAACTTCATCGAAGCCGTGGTCCAACTGGCGATCTTGATCGCTTATATCTCTCTGATAGGCCAGCTCAACGATGTGAAGCGCTTGTTTGGCTATCATGGCGCTGAACATAAGACAATCAATGCCTATGAAGCGGGTGCGGAGCTGACGCCGGAAACGGTCATCACATACCCGATTGAACATCCCCGCTGTGGTACGGCGTTCTTGCTGACCGTGGTATTCGTCAGCGTGATTGTCTTCTCGCTGTTGGGGCGGCCGCCCTTTTTGCTGCTGATTCTGTCACGCATTGTGCTCATCCCGGTCATTGCGGGGATTGCTTATGAGTATCTGCGCTGGTCTGCCAATAATATCCATCGCCCGTGGGTACGTGTCCTGGTCAAGCCCAATCTCATGTTGCAGCATCTGACCACGCGCGAACCAGACCTTGGCATGTGCGAAGTCGCCATTACAAGCTTTAAGCGTGTGCTCTATTCAGAAGGTTTGATTGAAGAAGTTGAAGCCGCAATCCCAGAACCAAACCCGGCTGCGGCTGCAATCCCGGCAGTTGGCGATTAA
- a CDS encoding class I SAM-dependent methyltransferase: MEQRYFPENYFKRLDEGSDHDFYSEPRKVVHIDEEAIAALQAYYAKHVPPHGDYLDLMSSWRSHIPPSLDPISVTGLGMNAEEMGDNPQLDEFIVHDLNVTPMLPYPDNRWDAVLCAVSIQYLQNPIDVFRHVNRTLKPDGIFIVSFSNRCFPTKAISIWLNMNEEEQVELVKRYFELAGNFTDIQTKAITPDGQDPLYIVSGRKALDL, encoded by the coding sequence ATGGAACAGCGGTACTTCCCTGAAAATTATTTCAAACGTCTGGATGAAGGCAGCGACCACGATTTTTACAGCGAGCCACGCAAAGTGGTCCATATTGATGAAGAGGCGATTGCCGCGTTACAGGCTTACTACGCAAAACATGTCCCGCCACATGGCGACTATCTCGACCTCATGAGCAGTTGGCGCTCACATATTCCCCCATCGCTTGACCCAATCTCTGTGACGGGGTTGGGTATGAATGCAGAAGAAATGGGCGACAACCCCCAGTTGGATGAATTTATCGTCCATGACCTGAATGTCACGCCCATGCTGCCCTACCCGGATAACCGCTGGGATGCCGTATTGTGCGCTGTTAGCATCCAATACCTACAAAACCCCATTGATGTCTTCCGTCATGTCAACCGTACCCTCAAGCCAGATGGCATTTTCATCGTAAGTTTTTCCAATCGATGCTTCCCTACAAAGGCTATTTCAATCTGGCTCAATATGAATGAGGAAGAACAAGTTGAATTGGTGAAGCGCTACTTTGAACTAGCCGGGAATTTTACCGATATACAAACAAAGGCCATCACACCGGATGGCCAGGACCCTCTTTATATTGTCAGTGGCAGAAAAGCGCTGGATTTATAG